The following DNA comes from Bacteroidia bacterium.
TTGCATTACAGAAATATTTTGACCATATTGTCCCCCAAAACGAAGTTCAGTTGTCATAGAGATAATAACAATAATGATCAACTTCAAAAAGTAAAAAAATGAAAGAGTATTTAGTGCTGATCCGGGAAAACCTGGATAACTATGGGAAAATGACCCCACAGGAAATGCAGGACGATATTGCAAAACATGTAAAATGGGTAGAAAAACTCGTTCAAAACGGAAATTTTAAAGGTGGAAATCCTTTAACTCCGGCAGGTAAACACCTAAAGGGCAATGACAAAATTCTCACAGACGGGCCTTACATTGAAGCCAAAGAGGGAGTGAGCGGTTTTTATTTTTTGCTTGCCACCTCATTGGAAGAAGCCACACAAATTGCCAAAGGTTGTCCTTCTCTCAACACGGGCGGATCCGTTGAAATTCGTGAAATCATCCAGACCGAACAATAAAACAGGTTGAATAATCAAGACAATATCGATCAATTGACAGCCCATCTTTTCCGTGAAAATTCGGGAAAGATGGTTGCTGTTTTGTCCAGGATGTTTGGATTAGGTCAAATTGATATTGCCACGGACGTAGTTCAGGATACTTTTGAAACAGCACTTTCCAAGTGGCGGTTTTCGGGCATTCCAGATAACCCTTCGGGATGGCTGATGCAGGTAGCAAAAAACAAAGCGCTTAATACCTTTAAAAGAGAAAATAAAACCCAGGCATTTCCACCTTCGGTTTACCTCAATCGGTTTGACAAGAGTATTGAAAATCAGTTTGACATCTTACTTTCCCCTAAAGAAATTAAGGACAGTCAATTGCGTTTACTGTTTACATGTTGCCATCCAAGTTTCTCAACTAAAAATCAAATTATAATCACGCTTAATATTTTGTGCGGATTTGGTATTCCTGAAATTGCGAATGCCTTGCTGATGAATGAAGAAGCCGTAAAAAAGGCATTGACAAGAGGAAAGGCTTCGCTTAGAAAACTGGATAATATCCTGCAAACAAACATCATTGCTCAAGCGGACGAGCGGATAAAAACGGTTCGGACCATCCTTTACCTGATGTTTAATGAAGGATACAAAACCACTCGCAGCAAAGAGGCGATTAATAATGATTTGTGCTATGAAGCGATACGTCTCGCCAAACTTTTGGAAAATGATGGCTGTGCAGTAAACAGCGAAACTAATGCGTTGATCGCCTTAATGTTCTTCAATGTTTCCCGTTTCCCTGCAAGGCTTGGCACAAGCGATGAATGGCTTACATTGGAAGAACAAAATCGCAGTTTATGGAATAGTATATTTATTGAGGAAGGTTGTCATTATCTCAATAAAGCGACTCAGTCGGAAACGCTTACACGTTTTCATATTGAAGCAATTATTGCCTCTATACATTGTACCGCCACAACATTTAAAGAAACCAATTGGCAGAAAATTGCTTATTTGTATCATCAATTGGAGCAATTAGAACCCTCGCCCGTTGTAACGCTCAACAGAATTATTGCCGAAAGCTACCTTAGCTGTTCAGACAGCATACGAGCGCTTGATGAATTAGAGATCAAAGCAGATTTAAAAAAGAACTTTCTTGTATCGGCCACAAAGGGAGATATTTACAAACGAAAAGGCGAGTTTAAAAATGCACAAATATATTATGCGCAGGCGCTGAGCTTATCCGCTTCACCTGCTGACAGAGAATTTTTGCGAAAGAAAATCCTGCAATGCCAGATAAATAAAAACTAAAAGAAGAAAATTATGACTTACTTCAATACCTCATTTTTGAAATTCTTCAAAGAACTTTCAAAAAACAACAACAAGGCTTGGTTTGATGAAAATCGTAAAACCTACGAAAAGGAAGTTAAAAAACCATTTTCAGATTTTGTTGAAGAAATGATCAAACGAATTCAAGAACATGAGCCTGAGGTAAAAATTAAAGCCTCTGAAGCCATCATGAGAATCAACAAAGACATTCGCTTTTCAAAAGACAAAACTCCATACAACACGCATGTATCAGCGAATATTTCTGTGTATGGTAAAAAAGACAAATCTTATCCAGGATTTTACTTTCAGTTATCGCCTGAAGGTATAATGATTTACGGTGGAGCTTATATGGTTGACAGCACAACTCTTGAAGCAATTAGAAATCACATTTCAGCTAATTTAACTGAATTTTCCAGTGTAAATAATGATAAATCATTTAAAGAAAAATACGGTAAATTACAAGGTGAACAAAACAAACGTATTCCAAAAGAGTTTCAAGAAATTGCTGAAAAAGAACCATTAATTGCAAACAAACAGTTTTTCTATTCTGCTGAATTAAAGCCGGAATTGATCACATCGGAGCAGCTTCTTGATGAATTGATGAAATATTATCTTGCGGGAAAGAAAATGAATGATTTTTTGAAAAAGGCATTTAAAAAGTAAACTAACACAAATAAACTTGGAGTTATGAAAGTACCGGAAATGGATTGGACTATTTTTCGTAAGCGAATCACAATTGAAAAGCCAATGGAAGAAGTTTATTCTGCCTGGGCTACCAAAGATGGAATGGAGTCGTGGTTTTTAGAAAAAGCTGACTATCGTGATGCAACTGATAAGTTCAGAAAATCAAATGAATTAGTAAAAAAAGGAGACGCCTTCACGTGGAAATGGCATAACTGGGATTTTGAAGAAAATGGCATAATACTGAAAGAAAACGGTATTGATTTAATTTCCTTCACATTTGGTTCCGGTGGTAACGTTATTGTTAATTTAGAACCTTCTGAATTGAGAACCGAAATCATTCTTACACAAGAGAATATTCCTTCTGATGATAAGGCTAAAAAGGACTTTTTTGTAGGCTGCTCTAACGGATGGACGTTTTGGCTGACCAATTTAAAAGCATGGATGGAATATGGAATAACACTAAACGCTAAAGGGTTGAAACAAGAAGAAACACGTGATTTGGTAAACAGTTGATGGTACAAGCTAAATTTATAGTTTGACTATAAATATATGGAGTAATAATTATCATAGTGTTGCTTGTTGCATTTTGCTTGGATTTTCATTAACGGAAACTTCAGACTCAGAAACTAAAGATCAAATAGAAACCAAATAATAAAACGGATGATTTGGAATACGATAAAATGTGAGAAGTCGGAGAAAATAATCTCTGCAATTGGTATTTCGATATCTGAATACGCCCTTTCTCTGCCTCAACAAGCTACCACTGCACCGGCATAATGCTCCCGCACCTCTTCCAAAATTTCAAGAATCATCGCAGGATCATCTTCGGTCACCAGCCGCATACGGAAGGACTTGAAATCGAAGAATCCTTTGAAGTAGCTGTGATAATGCCTGCGCATTTCCACCACGCCCAGGCGGTTTCCTTTCCATTCCAGCGATTTGGTGAAATGCTGGCGGCAGACTTTCACGCGCTCATCCAGGGTGGGAGGTGCGGCTTCCTCGCCTGTGGCAATAAAATGCTTTATCTCACGGAAAATCCAGGGGTAGCCGATTGACGCGCGGCCCAGCATCACGCCATCCACACCATAGCGATGCTTCATTTCCAGTGCCTTTTGCGGGGTATCCACATCGCCATTACCGAAAACGGGTATGCGCATGCGGTGGTTTTCCCGCACCTGTCCTATTAGTGTCCAGTCGGCTTCGCCCTTGTACATTTGCTTGCGTGTGCGGCCGTGTATGGAAATGGCCTGGATGCCAACATCCTGTAGCCGCTCCGCCACCTCCACGATGTATTTTGTGCTCTCGTCCCAGCCCAGGCGGGTTTTTACCGTTACCGGAAGTTTGGTGGCTTTAACGATCTCAGCCGTCATCCTAACCATTTTGGGAATATCCTGGAGAATGCCTGCTCCGGCACCTTTGCAGGCCACTTTCTTCACAGGGCAGCCGTAGTTAATGTCAATCAGGTCGGGATGCACCTGCTCGGCAATGCGGGTAGCCTCTATCATGCTGTCTATCTCAGAGCCGAATATCTGGATACCAACCGGGCGCTCCTTCTCAAAGATGTCCAGCTTCTGCAGGCTTTTGGCGGCATCGCGGATCAACCCTTCGGACGAGATGAACTCGGTATACATCAAATCTGCGCCCTGCTCTTTACAAACGGCACGGAATGGTGGATCGCTCACGTCCTCCATTGGGGCAAGCAGCAGCGGGAATGGCCCCAGCGCTATGTCTCCTATCTTTACCAACGGTATCTTTTATCTTTGTGCAAAGTTAAACGCCAATTATGACTAACACCTTTGCGGGTGGGGAAAAACAGCCATTTGTACTTATTATCGGCCAATGCTTTCTGTATGCCGGGATCACCATCACCAGCCTGTTCGTCTTCGCAATAACCGGGAGCTTATTTGCTTCCCTCATTTTTAATCTCCCTTTCGATGCCTTCATGGGCATAGATTATGACAATATTTCTATGCAGATGGTGCAGGCTCTTAAGGTAGTTCAGCTTTTCTCGCCTGTGCTGGCATTCCTGGTTTCTGCCTGGCTCATCAGCCGCATCCACAGCGGGAAGCCCTGGCGGTTTATGGGCGCTGACAAATATGCTGCCCCGTGGCTCTATTTCGTTGTTGGCGGGTTGTGGCTCGCATTCTATCCGCTGCTTGCCTGGATGATTGAGGTGAACCAACAGATGCAATTGCCACAAAGCTTCTCTGCTATTGAAGAATGGATGCAGAAAAGCGAAATATCCCTGGAGAAACTGACAGAAAAACTGCTTGCCGGATCAGGCGTGGGTACTTTCTTGTCGAATGTGCTCATCATTGCAGTGGCCCCGGCAATATCCGAAGAATTGTTTTTTAGAGGCACCATACAGCGCCTTTTCCGCCACTGGACACTTAATCCGCATATTGCCATTTTTGTGGCCGGTTTTCTCTTTAGCTTTATTCATTTCCAGTTTTATGGATTCCTGCCCCGGATGGCAATGGGCGTATTATTCGGCTATCTGCTATACTGGAGCGGCAGCATCTGGGTTCCGGTTTTTGCACATTTTCTAAATAATTTCCTGGCCGTTCTGGGCATTTACCTTTATAATAACGGCATCATTGATATTAATATTGAGGAGGAAGAAAGTTTCCCGTGGTGGCTCACGCTTATCAGTGTTTTTTCCACCGTTATTATTTTATTTCTTATATATCAAAAATTAAAAACCAAAAATAAATCTTCATTATATGTTTCAGAAAAAGGACTGGAAGGAAATCTGGAAATTAAACCTGAAGAAAAGGAACCTAACTGGATAAAGATATACAGTGTAAACCAGGTTTATGAAGCAGAGATCCTGGTGGGAGCATTGGAGAACGAAGGAATAAAAGCCATCGTTGTAAATAAAAAAGATTCATCATACCAATTTGGCGATGCTGAAATATATTGCCATGAGGAGGATGCAGACAAGGCGTTGGGAATTATCAGGAACAACATTTTATGAATAATCTGCAGATCCGGGCTATTACAGGTGCTGTCTATTTGCTGATGATCATATCCTCTATCCTCATTGGCATCTGGGCATTTCTGCTGGTTATATTGCTTTTTTCCGTACTGGGAATTTATGAATTTTATAATCTTTACAAATCCTATAACTACGATCCGCAGATCATCTTTGGATCCATTACAGGAGCTTTCGTTACTGCGGCTATTCCACTTTTGCATTGGGGATATATTTCTTTTAATATATTATTACTGGTAATCCCAGCATTTATCATAATGTGCATCGCAGAGCTTTACCGAAAAAAGGAAAATCCTATTATCAATTTGTCCATTACGCTCATGGGCATCGTGTATATTTCGCTTTCATTAGGCCTTCTTGGGGCAATGCTCACGATGGACGGCTACTGGATAGTGCTGGGAATATTCCTGCTCATCTGGAGCAATGATACGTTTGCTTACCTGATCGGATCCCGCATAGGTCGTAAACGCTTGTTCAGCCGCATTTCACCCAAAAAATCCGTGGAAGGCAGCATAGGCGGATTTG
Coding sequences within:
- a CDS encoding YciI family protein, encoding MKEYLVLIRENLDNYGKMTPQEMQDDIAKHVKWVEKLVQNGNFKGGNPLTPAGKHLKGNDKILTDGPYIEAKEGVSGFYFLLATSLEEATQIAKGCPSLNTGGSVEIREIIQTEQ
- a CDS encoding sigma-70 family RNA polymerase sigma factor; its protein translation is MNNQDNIDQLTAHLFRENSGKMVAVLSRMFGLGQIDIATDVVQDTFETALSKWRFSGIPDNPSGWLMQVAKNKALNTFKRENKTQAFPPSVYLNRFDKSIENQFDILLSPKEIKDSQLRLLFTCCHPSFSTKNQIIITLNILCGFGIPEIANALLMNEEAVKKALTRGKASLRKLDNILQTNIIAQADERIKTVRTILYLMFNEGYKTTRSKEAINNDLCYEAIRLAKLLENDGCAVNSETNALIALMFFNVSRFPARLGTSDEWLTLEEQNRSLWNSIFIEEGCHYLNKATQSETLTRFHIEAIIASIHCTATTFKETNWQKIAYLYHQLEQLEPSPVVTLNRIIAESYLSCSDSIRALDELEIKADLKKNFLVSATKGDIYKRKGEFKNAQIYYAQALSLSASPADREFLRKKILQCQINKN
- a CDS encoding DUF2461 domain-containing protein, giving the protein MTYFNTSFLKFFKELSKNNNKAWFDENRKTYEKEVKKPFSDFVEEMIKRIQEHEPEVKIKASEAIMRINKDIRFSKDKTPYNTHVSANISVYGKKDKSYPGFYFQLSPEGIMIYGGAYMVDSTTLEAIRNHISANLTEFSSVNNDKSFKEKYGKLQGEQNKRIPKEFQEIAEKEPLIANKQFFYSAELKPELITSEQLLDELMKYYLAGKKMNDFLKKAFKK
- a CDS encoding SRPBCC domain-containing protein, producing MKVPEMDWTIFRKRITIEKPMEEVYSAWATKDGMESWFLEKADYRDATDKFRKSNELVKKGDAFTWKWHNWDFEENGIILKENGIDLISFTFGSGGNVIVNLEPSELRTEIILTQENIPSDDKAKKDFFVGCSNGWTFWLTNLKAWMEYGITLNAKGLKQEETRDLVNS
- the dusB gene encoding tRNA dihydrouridine synthase DusB, which encodes MVKIGDIALGPFPLLLAPMEDVSDPPFRAVCKEQGADLMYTEFISSEGLIRDAAKSLQKLDIFEKERPVGIQIFGSEIDSMIEATRIAEQVHPDLIDINYGCPVKKVACKGAGAGILQDIPKMVRMTAEIVKATKLPVTVKTRLGWDESTKYIVEVAERLQDVGIQAISIHGRTRKQMYKGEADWTLIGQVRENHRMRIPVFGNGDVDTPQKALEMKHRYGVDGVMLGRASIGYPWIFREIKHFIATGEEAAPPTLDERVKVCRQHFTKSLEWKGNRLGVVEMRRHYHSYFKGFFDFKSFRMRLVTEDDPAMILEILEEVREHYAGAVVAC
- a CDS encoding CPBP family glutamic-type intramembrane protease, producing MTNTFAGGEKQPFVLIIGQCFLYAGITITSLFVFAITGSLFASLIFNLPFDAFMGIDYDNISMQMVQALKVVQLFSPVLAFLVSAWLISRIHSGKPWRFMGADKYAAPWLYFVVGGLWLAFYPLLAWMIEVNQQMQLPQSFSAIEEWMQKSEISLEKLTEKLLAGSGVGTFLSNVLIIAVAPAISEELFFRGTIQRLFRHWTLNPHIAIFVAGFLFSFIHFQFYGFLPRMAMGVLFGYLLYWSGSIWVPVFAHFLNNFLAVLGIYLYNNGIIDINIEEEESFPWWLTLISVFSTVIILFLIYQKLKTKNKSSLYVSEKGLEGNLEIKPEEKEPNWIKIYSVNQVYEAEILVGALENEGIKAIVVNKKDSSYQFGDAEIYCHEEDADKALGIIRNNIL
- a CDS encoding phosphatidate cytidylyltransferase — translated: MNNLQIRAITGAVYLLMIISSILIGIWAFLLVILLFSVLGIYEFYNLYKSYNYDPQIIFGSITGAFVTAAIPLLHWGYISFNILLLVIPAFIIMCIAELYRKKENPIINLSITLMGIVYISLSLGLLGAMLTMDGYWIVLGIFLLIWSNDTFAYLIGSRIGRKRLFSRISPKKSVEGSIGGFVMTLGVAALIGLFSQSLLMIHWVTLGIIIVLTATFGDLFESMMKRSLGIKDTGNILPGHGGILDRFDSVLMTAPVVYVYVRMVLQ